From a single Lates calcarifer isolate ASB-BC8 linkage group LG12, TLL_Latcal_v3, whole genome shotgun sequence genomic region:
- the LOC108884058 gene encoding RING finger protein 208 yields MFINEELECIVCCHEYSRSDRIPRLLHCKHTFCASCLEKLSKLEGVVRTVSCPLCRWITCTRASLTLPGALWVNTEIWDQIAEEKRQQRNREEEEEGMNDTDAQLIKTQLSNSRQSGFMSALKKIFNCVLQQGQEMDGC; encoded by the exons ATGTTCATCAACGAGGAGCTCGAGTGCATCGTGTGCTGCCACGAGTATTCCCGCAGCGACCGGATCCCGCGGCTCCTCCACTGCAAGCACACCTTCTGCGCCTCGTGCCTGGAGAAGCTGTCCAAGCTGGAAGGAGTGGTCCGCACCGTCTCCTGCCCCCTGTGCCGCTGGATCACCTGCACCCGGGCCAGTCTGACCCTGCCGGGGGCCCTGTGGGTCAACACGGAGATCTGGGACCAGATCGCGGAGGAGAAGAGGCAGCAGCGGAatagggaggaggaagaggagggaatgAACGACACAGACGCCCAGCTCATCAAGACACAGCT GTCGAACTCGAGACAGTCTGGCTTTATGTCCGCACTCAAGAAAATCTTCAACTGCGTGCTGCAGCAAGGACAAGAGATGGACGGCTGCTGA